A window of the Pseudoalteromonas sp. A25 genome harbors these coding sequences:
- a CDS encoding flagellin N-terminal helical domain-containing protein — translation MAIYVNTNVSSLNAQRQLSKSGNTLDEAFQRLSSGMRINSAKDDAAGMQISNRLTGQINGLTQGNRNANDGISLAQTAEGALDEMTGMYQRIRTLAAQAANGSNTQSDRAALQLEARQLGEEMNRISADTTFGGTNLLDGSYSSEFQVGADANQTISLTMTAIEAATGGSISVNSFAVSDLAAAASNVSGVSAGADTAFASASGLSFTSVGEAQDVLAAVDAMIGAIDAKRAQLGAVQNRFSSTIRNQTNIIENVSSARSRIQDADFATETAKLTKAQILQQASSSILSQANQRPQTALSLLG, via the coding sequence ATGGCTATTTATGTTAATACTAATGTTTCGAGCTTAAATGCTCAAAGACAGCTAAGCAAATCAGGTAATACGCTCGATGAAGCATTTCAGCGTTTATCGTCAGGTATGCGGATCAACAGCGCAAAAGATGATGCTGCTGGTATGCAAATTTCGAATCGATTGACAGGTCAAATTAATGGCTTAACGCAGGGTAACCGTAACGCGAATGATGGTATTTCTCTTGCTCAAACTGCAGAGGGTGCATTAGATGAGATGACGGGTATGTACCAGCGTATTCGTACTTTAGCGGCTCAGGCGGCAAATGGTTCAAATACGCAATCAGACCGTGCAGCGCTGCAGTTAGAAGCGAGGCAGTTAGGCGAGGAAATGAATCGTATCTCTGCGGATACAACGTTTGGTGGCACAAACTTACTAGACGGCAGTTATAGTTCTGAGTTTCAAGTGGGTGCCGATGCTAATCAAACCATTAGCTTGACAATGACAGCTATCGAAGCTGCAACTGGTGGTTCTATTTCTGTAAACAGTTTTGCTGTTAGTGATTTAGCGGCAGCGGCGAGTAATGTCTCGGGTGTGAGTGCGGGGGCAGATACGGCGTTTGCCTCAGCCAGTGGTTTATCATTCACATCGGTAGGTGAGGCACAGGATGTTTTAGCTGCTGTTGATGCGATGATAGGGGCGATTGATGCGAAGCGAGCGCAGTTAGGTGCGGTTCAAAACCGTTTCTCATCAACGATTCGAAATCAAACCAATATCATCGAGAATGTTTCTTCTGCTCGTTCGCGTATCCAAGATGCGGATTTTGCAACAGAGACCGCAAAGCTAACGAAAGCTCAGATCTTGCAACAAGCAAGTTCGTCTATTTTGAGTCAGGCAAATCAGCGCCCGCAAACAGCGCTTTCATTACTTGGCTAG
- a CDS encoding flagellar protein FlaG: MSSSIGTNDALVFEQKRSFSTMPEQERKQPVEKATQGFREDADKDLSGDNKDITQKSELDKPSLSESLNKLFGDELGGSLLQSRALEFSVGEYEGQTVVKVVDKENKSVIRQIPSEEFIKMAQRIDSLSDEMQKARGVLLDKKA, translated from the coding sequence ATGTCTTCTAGTATAGGTACAAATGACGCCTTAGTATTCGAACAGAAACGTAGTTTTAGCACGATGCCGGAGCAGGAAAGAAAGCAGCCTGTTGAAAAGGCGACTCAAGGTTTTAGAGAAGATGCCGATAAGGATTTGTCTGGAGACAATAAGGATATTACCCAAAAGAGTGAGTTAGATAAACCTTCACTGTCAGAAAGCTTAAACAAGCTTTTTGGTGATGAATTAGGCGGTTCACTTCTACAGTCACGCGCTCTAGAGTTTTCTGTTGGCGAATATGAAGGTCAGACAGTTGTTAAAGTGGTTGACAAGGAAAATAAGAGTGTCATCCGTCAGATTCCTTCTGAGGAATTTATAAAAATGGCACAACGAATTGATTCGTTGTCTGATGAAATGCAAAAAGCACGAGGTGTGCTTTTGGATAAAAAAGCTTAA
- the fliD gene encoding flagellar filament capping protein FliD, translating to MASITSAGVGSGLDLEAIISATLDAENAPKVARFDKKESTLKVQLTALGQIKSDLSTFESSLDILKDISNFNKRKTSVTQPAGGDIISVTSQSTATEGSFNVAVKQLAQGSRAVQSDASAYTATTDVVTASGGTLSFAAGGKTFDITLAAGATLADLRTAINESGDNFGVSANIINTGSQSKLVFTSSETGAGNDLVVTNNTAELDKVSTQANGGGAGGMVIDPTKDAAQNAIIEIDGIEVSSATNTFENAIQDSTITVLKKSPADPNDATKLLTAGLNIDTDKEFVKETLNKFVESYNALMKTLNTMVTAKTVDATARGLRDTLVNQLSSSVSGAGNLQTIFDAGLSLEKNSKLEVKNSGVNTLDEVLNESYDDIGKLFAGVGGVAETLSGTVDLYLKAGGLISDQKDALESDKRALADDRERHTYRMQVYESRLREKYASLDVLVAGLRSQGNAISASLSNLPGFVKSK from the coding sequence ATGGCATCGATTACATCTGCGGGAGTTGGCTCGGGACTGGACCTCGAAGCAATTATAAGCGCGACTCTGGATGCTGAAAATGCACCTAAAGTTGCTAGATTCGATAAAAAAGAATCTACTCTTAAAGTCCAACTTACGGCTTTGGGACAAATTAAGTCTGACTTAAGTACTTTTGAATCTTCGTTAGATATTCTCAAAGATATCTCTAACTTTAATAAGCGTAAAACGTCGGTAACACAGCCTGCAGGCGGAGATATTATTTCTGTAACCTCTCAAAGCACTGCAACTGAAGGTTCATTTAACGTCGCCGTCAAGCAATTGGCGCAAGGAAGTCGTGCTGTTCAGTCTGATGCTAGTGCATACACTGCAACAACAGATGTTGTAACTGCATCAGGTGGGACATTGTCATTTGCTGCGGGTGGTAAAACGTTCGATATAACTTTGGCGGCAGGCGCTACCCTAGCAGATTTAAGAACTGCAATAAATGAAAGCGGAGACAATTTTGGCGTTTCTGCAAATATCATTAACACGGGTAGCCAATCTAAGCTTGTTTTTACGTCTTCCGAGACTGGTGCTGGCAACGATTTAGTTGTTACGAACAATACAGCTGAGTTAGACAAGGTGTCTACGCAAGCCAACGGTGGTGGGGCTGGCGGTATGGTTATTGATCCCACGAAAGATGCGGCTCAAAATGCAATTATAGAAATCGATGGTATTGAAGTTAGTAGTGCGACCAATACGTTTGAAAATGCTATTCAAGACTCAACAATTACGGTGCTTAAAAAAAGCCCCGCAGATCCAAATGATGCTACAAAACTGCTAACTGCAGGGCTTAACATTGATACGGATAAAGAGTTTGTAAAAGAAACTTTGAACAAGTTCGTTGAAAGTTACAACGCCCTTATGAAGACGCTCAATACGATGGTTACAGCTAAAACTGTAGATGCTACCGCGAGGGGTCTTAGAGATACACTGGTTAACCAACTTAGTTCTTCCGTATCTGGAGCAGGCAATCTGCAGACTATATTTGACGCTGGTTTAAGCCTTGAAAAAAATAGTAAGCTTGAAGTGAAAAACTCTGGTGTGAATACATTAGATGAGGTGTTGAACGAATCATACGATGATATTGGCAAGCTTTTTGCAGGTGTTGGAGGTGTAGCAGAAACGCTTAGTGGGACTGTTGATTTATATTTAAAGGCGGGCGGTTTAATCTCCGATCAAAAAGATGCGTTGGAGAGTGATAAGCGAGCATTGGCTGATGATCGAGAGCGGCATACATATAGAATGCAAGTTTATGAATCGAGGCTCAGAGAGAAGTATGCGTCTTTAGATGTTCTTGTTGCGGGGCTTCGTAGTCAGGGCAACGCTATCTCAGCATCATTAAGCAATTTACCTGGTTTTGTAAAAAGTAAGTAG
- the fliS gene encoding flagellar export chaperone FliS: MANAYSRAYQKESVKSRLAGADSYTIISMLMQGALERLARGKGCIERNDLAGKSEHLSKASSIILALMESLDHSEGQEVTQNLASLYEYMNGRITDASIEKSVEPLVEVMTLMSEIKGAWEAIPRDEVEKALSMQMQRG; this comes from the coding sequence ATGGCAAACGCATATTCAAGAGCTTATCAAAAAGAGAGTGTTAAATCTCGCCTAGCAGGGGCAGATTCTTACACTATTATATCGATGCTAATGCAAGGCGCATTAGAGCGCCTTGCACGTGGTAAAGGTTGTATCGAAAGAAACGACCTTGCGGGCAAGTCAGAGCACTTGTCTAAAGCGTCCTCTATCATTTTGGCGTTGATGGAATCTTTGGATCATTCTGAAGGTCAAGAGGTTACCCAGAATTTGGCTAGTCTTTATGAATACATGAATGGCAGAATCACAGACGCTAGTATAGAAAAGTCGGTTGAACCTCTTGTAGAGGTTATGACTTTAATGAGCGAGATTAAAGGCGCCTGGGAAGCAATTCCACGCGATGAAGTTGAAAAAGCATTGTCTATGCAAATGCAAAGGGGCTAA
- a CDS encoding motility associated factor glycosyltransferase family protein yields MSTQSEIDAIVAVAEAQVNKLAQKNELEKKLAKAMPAKFEENIQAFEKYLPKIAEEFYHFKPNNLQLFCAESGDLNIFQDGTALYGEDPRKQSYDQVQKVKEKPKLTSMSFSQNKNEVNDFIHTKYVAQMYNVYLDAKEKYEPMTRVPSHLGSAVIFGIGLGYHFRPLLEDVTIDHLYICEPNREMFYASLFSCDWKYVLETIDERDGNVVFNIGVEYEQFTIDFLNELKDKGLFNSVNSLLYQHYPSEKLTKLLKRFERDFFLLAAGWGFFDDGVISIAHEYGNAKRQIPLLRKDAKLPKVYANMPVFIVANGPSLDETLETIKSYQGQAIIFSCGSAITTLLKQDIIPDFHVALERAKVSFDFLREFCDEEKLKKVNFLTTTVMYPDCSDLFEWTGMSLKNAEPSTTIVSDYIDRGRTFAQMRYCNPQVANTALAFACYMGFEEIYLFGVDGGYKDPTHHHSKHSVYYKDDGNEKETLGNYIRQGELQVEGNFGGVVYSPVFYNTGRVYLEKALAAFKRVNCFNCSDGAKIENTQPLRCYDILLAPVQPKKSEMISFIKNELFVERQFNEEEFVTWVAYSKFNEIVDTMVEFVDKEFTSRAELAKALKEQVRYLFSHSQTAARHIYFLLEGTMTYTHSIFRMMLYGFEDEQKSVEVTMQAIDIFKEYMSEAKKKYARVLEEVDKHDSSLLSMFKDEEIKRN; encoded by the coding sequence ATGTCTACGCAGTCCGAAATCGATGCAATAGTTGCTGTTGCAGAAGCTCAAGTAAACAAGTTAGCTCAGAAAAATGAATTAGAGAAAAAGTTAGCTAAAGCAATGCCAGCTAAGTTTGAGGAAAATATTCAAGCTTTTGAAAAATATTTACCCAAGATAGCTGAAGAGTTTTATCATTTTAAACCAAATAATCTTCAACTATTTTGTGCGGAGTCTGGAGATTTAAATATCTTTCAAGATGGTACTGCGCTATATGGTGAAGACCCTCGAAAGCAATCATATGATCAAGTTCAAAAAGTAAAAGAAAAGCCTAAACTTACATCAATGTCATTTAGCCAAAATAAGAATGAAGTTAACGACTTTATTCATACTAAGTATGTTGCTCAAATGTACAATGTGTATTTGGATGCTAAGGAAAAGTATGAGCCGATGACACGAGTGCCCTCTCATCTCGGTTCTGCTGTCATTTTCGGTATTGGTTTAGGTTATCATTTCAGACCCTTACTTGAAGATGTGACGATTGATCATCTTTATATTTGTGAGCCTAACCGAGAAATGTTTTATGCAAGCTTGTTTAGTTGTGACTGGAAGTATGTGTTGGAAACAATAGATGAGCGTGATGGGAATGTCGTTTTCAATATTGGTGTTGAATATGAGCAGTTTACCATTGACTTTTTGAATGAGTTAAAAGATAAGGGATTGTTCAATTCAGTTAACTCTTTATTGTACCAACACTATCCATCTGAAAAATTAACTAAGCTTTTGAAACGATTTGAAAGAGATTTCTTCTTATTGGCCGCAGGTTGGGGATTTTTTGATGATGGTGTTATCAGCATTGCACATGAATATGGTAATGCTAAAAGACAGATCCCGCTGTTACGTAAAGACGCTAAACTGCCTAAAGTTTATGCGAATATGCCTGTGTTTATTGTTGCAAATGGACCGTCTCTCGATGAGACACTTGAAACGATTAAATCTTATCAGGGCCAAGCTATTATTTTTAGCTGTGGTTCAGCAATTACGACTCTATTAAAGCAAGATATTATTCCTGATTTCCATGTTGCTTTAGAAAGGGCAAAAGTAAGCTTTGACTTCCTTCGAGAGTTTTGTGATGAAGAAAAACTGAAAAAGGTGAATTTTTTAACCACTACAGTAATGTACCCTGATTGCTCCGACTTGTTTGAGTGGACAGGTATGTCGTTAAAGAATGCGGAGCCCTCAACTACAATAGTAAGCGACTATATTGATCGTGGCAGAACGTTTGCTCAGATGCGCTATTGTAATCCGCAGGTGGCCAATACAGCGTTGGCTTTTGCATGCTATATGGGCTTTGAGGAAATATATCTATTCGGTGTTGATGGTGGATATAAAGACCCTACACACCATCATTCAAAGCACAGTGTTTACTATAAAGATGATGGTAACGAAAAAGAAACTCTGGGTAACTATATCAGACAGGGTGAGTTACAAGTTGAAGGTAACTTTGGTGGAGTAGTTTACAGCCCTGTATTTTATAATACAGGGAGAGTTTATTTAGAAAAAGCATTGGCAGCATTTAAAAGGGTGAATTGTTTTAATTGCTCTGATGGTGCAAAGATAGAAAACACCCAGCCGTTGCGTTGTTATGATATTTTATTAGCACCAGTTCAACCTAAAAAAAGTGAGATGATCAGCTTTATTAAAAACGAACTTTTTGTAGAACGCCAATTTAATGAAGAGGAGTTTGTAACTTGGGTTGCATACAGTAAATTCAACGAGATTGTGGATACTATGGTTGAATTTGTCGACAAAGAGTTTACATCTCGAGCTGAGTTGGCCAAGGCTTTGAAGGAGCAGGTCCGATACCTATTTTCTCATTCACAAACAGCTGCAAGACACATTTACTTTCTTTTGGAAGGGACTATGACTTATACGCACTCAATTTTTAGGATGATGCTATATGGATTCGAGGACGAGCAAAAGAGCGTAGAGGTTACAATGCAAGCGATTGACATATTTAAAGAATATATGAGTGAGGCTAAGAAGAAATATGCACGTGTACTAGAGGAAGTAGACAAGCATGATAGTTCACTTCTTAGTATGTTCAAAGATGAGGAAATCAAGCGAAATTAA
- a CDS encoding GNAT family N-acetyltransferase, which produces MTLEALSPDPKIIRKNVSIELRNQMLPIIKTSRLLLREIQVLDITDEYVNWLNNPNINRYLEVRFTPQTKRTVTEYIESKLKQVKTSMHFGVFDKNGSRLVGTVTLGTIDMHHKAADISFVIGHPEAQGVGYATEAVHGVTHFSFTQGDIVKLYAGYYDGHVGSSRVLAKNGYKVEGRIKQKCVNNEGHRVDHIIVGILADEYQQLRQAPLKG; this is translated from the coding sequence ATGACATTAGAGGCACTCTCACCTGATCCAAAAATTATTCGAAAGAACGTAAGCATTGAACTTCGAAATCAAATGCTACCAATTATCAAAACGAGCAGGCTATTATTGAGAGAAATACAGGTTTTGGACATAACGGATGAATATGTCAACTGGTTAAATAACCCAAACATTAATCGATACTTAGAAGTAAGGTTTACACCTCAAACCAAACGCACAGTTACGGAGTATATCGAGTCAAAACTTAAACAGGTGAAAACGTCAATGCACTTTGGGGTATTCGATAAAAACGGCAGCAGACTTGTTGGAACAGTCACCTTAGGTACAATCGATATGCATCACAAGGCTGCCGATATATCTTTTGTGATAGGACATCCGGAGGCCCAAGGGGTTGGTTACGCTACAGAAGCAGTTCATGGAGTAACACACTTTAGTTTTACTCAAGGAGATATCGTTAAGTTATATGCAGGATATTATGATGGCCACGTTGGCTCATCACGAGTACTTGCAAAAAATGGCTATAAAGTGGAGGGCCGTATTAAACAGAAATGTGTAAACAATGAAGGCCATAGAGTCGACCATATCATTGTTGGTATTCTCGCTGATGAATACCAACAATTACGACAAGCCCCTTTAAAAGGTTAA
- a CDS encoding class I SAM-dependent methyltransferase, translating to MSKQNWQQIYSRGEQLNLYPYDFIVSNFFYIRSSLSSDQQLSVLDLGCGGGNHSLFCAENGAKVLAADYSRAALDVVNTRAKERHLDGLITTAQVDFDDFTLPDMKFDLVIDRLSVTNISGGHARLLYQKLHGYLNEGAIVLSCMFSKGHTHKDFGYYDEEKDIWLGFSDGIFEPLLAANFYDREAIEQIFSGYKLKSLKLESDKELVADKGCMEVWKIVAQK from the coding sequence ATGAGCAAACAAAATTGGCAACAAATCTATAGCAGAGGAGAGCAACTAAATCTTTATCCGTATGATTTTATTGTGTCTAACTTTTTCTATATTCGATCTTCTCTTTCTTCTGACCAACAATTAAGTGTTCTTGATTTAGGATGTGGAGGAGGAAACCATAGTTTATTTTGCGCTGAAAACGGTGCGAAAGTGTTGGCTGCAGACTATTCACGAGCCGCATTAGATGTGGTTAATACGCGAGCTAAAGAAAGGCACTTAGATGGTTTAATTACTACTGCTCAAGTGGATTTTGATGATTTTACTCTACCCGATATGAAGTTTGATCTAGTTATTGATAGGTTAAGTGTGACGAATATTTCAGGGGGACATGCTCGCTTGCTCTATCAAAAGTTGCATGGCTACTTGAACGAGGGAGCAATTGTTTTAAGCTGCATGTTTTCAAAGGGTCATACTCATAAGGATTTTGGATACTATGACGAAGAAAAAGACATTTGGCTTGGTTTTAGTGATGGGATATTTGAGCCATTACTAGCTGCAAACTTTTATGACCGAGAAGCAATAGAGCAGATTTTTTCTGGCTACAAGCTAAAGAGTTTGAAATTGGAGTCCGATAAAGAGTTAGTTGCAGATAAAGGGTGTATGGAAGTATGGAAAATCGTAGCTCAAAAGTAG